A window of Syngnathoides biaculeatus isolate LvHL_M chromosome 9, ASM1980259v1, whole genome shotgun sequence contains these coding sequences:
- the xpnpep1 gene encoding xaa-Pro aminopeptidase 1 isoform X2, giving the protein MSPKITGELLRHLRQVMKNCKYVTEPLQAYIIPSGDAHQSEYIAPCDCRREFICGFNGSAGTAIVTEQYAAMWTDGRYFLQATQQMDNNWTLMKMGLKETPSQEDWLISVLPENSKVGVDPWIIAADQWKAMFKALNNAGHSLIAVQENLIDVVWRDRPQRPSTQLRTLGLDYTGMLWQDKITALRAKMSERKISWFVATALDEIAWLFNLRGADIEYNPVFFAYTIVGINTIRLFVDIKRLADPALRQHLQLDSPCKPELHIQTLPYESVYTELQAICAMLGPKDKVWICDKASCALTQVIPKAHRSSIPYTPLCLAKAVKNTTEIQGMKTAHIKDAVALCDLFAWLEKEIPKGSVTEISAADKAEELRSQQKDFVGLSFPTISSVGPNAAIIHYRPLPETNRTLTVNEVYLIDSGAQYIDGTTDVTRTMHFGTPTAYEKECFTSVLKGHIAVSAAVFPNGTKGHLLDSFARAALWESGLDYLHGTGHGVGCFLNVHEGPCGISYKTFADEPLEAGMIVSDEPGYYEDGAFGIRLENVVLVVPTLSKYNYRSRGSLTFEPLTLVPIQVKMIDTELLTQKERDWVNKYHRTCLEVVGAELQRQGRKEALEWLVRETQPIV; this is encoded by the exons GTACAGCCATTGTCACAGAGCAGTACGCCGCCATGTGGACTGATGGGCGTTATTTCCTTCAAGCCACCCAGCAGATGGACAACAACTGGACCCTTATGAAGATGG GACTGAAAGAGACACCCTCTCAGGAGGACTGGCTGATTAGTGTCCTGCCAGAGAACTCCAAAGTGGGGGTCGACCCTTGGATCATAGCTGCAG ATCAGTGGAAAGCGATGTTTAAGGCATTGAACAATGCGGGCCACTCTCTCATAGCAGTGCAAGAAAACCTCATCGATGTGGTGTGGCGTGACCGTCCACAAAGACCCAGCACGCAGCTTCGTACTTTGGGATTGGACTACACTG GTATGTTATGGCAAGACAAGATCACAGCTCTACGTGCAAAGATGTCAGAGCGAAAAATCTCCTGGTTTGTTGCCACAGCACTGGATGAGATAGCCT GGCTTTTCAACCTCCGTGGTGCAGATATTGAGTATAACCCTGTCTTCTTTGCATATACCATTGTAGGGATCAACACAATAAG GCTTTTTGTGGACATAAAGCGTCTAGCTGACCCAGCATTGAGACAGCATCTGCAGCTAGACTCGCCATGCAAGCCTGAGCTTCACATTCAGACGTTGCCGTACGAATCAGTTTATACCGAGCTGCAGGCCATCTGCGCCATGCTCGGCCCCAAAGACAAAGTGTGGATCTGTGACAAAGCCAGTTGTGCTCTCACGCAGGTCATCCCCAAG GCCCACAGGTCCTCCATTCCTTATACACCCCTCTGCCTCGCCAAAGCAGTGAAGAACACAACAGAGATTCAAGGCATGAAAACAGCCCAT ATCAAGGATGCAGTTGCTCTTTGTGACCTCTTTGCTTGGTTGGAAAAAGAG ATTCCAAAAGGCTCTGTAACCGAAATCTCAGCTGCTGACAAGGCTGAAGAACTACGCAG TCAGCAGAAAGATTTTGTCGGCCTTAGTTTCCCAACAATTTCCAGCGTTGGGCCCAATGCAGCAATTATACATTACAG GCCACTGCCTGAGACCAACAGAACCCTCACCGTCAATGAAGTTTACCTGATTGACTCTGGAGCTCAGTACAT TGATGGCACCACAGACGTTACCCGCACCATGCACTTTGGGACTCCAACTGCATATGAAAAG GAATGCTTTACTTCTGTACTTAAGGGACACATTGCTGTCAGTGCTGCTGTTTTCCCCAACGGAACTAAAG GGCACCTGCTGGACTCATTTGCGCGAGCCGCACTGTGGGAGTCAGGCCTCGACTACCTTCATGGTACAGGTCATGGTGTTGGCTGCTTTCTTAACGTTCACGAGGGACCCTGCGGTATTAGCTACAAGACCTTCGCTGACGAACCTCTTGAGGCGGGCATGATCGTCAGCGATG aacCTGGATATTATGAAGATGGAGCTTTCGGTATCCGTCTTGAAAATGTGGTCCTTGTTGTACCAACTTTGTCCAAA TACAATTACAGAAGTAGAGGTAGCTTGACGTTTGAGCCCTTAACTCTGGTTCCCATCCAAGTCAAGATGATCGACACAGAGCTGCTGACCCAGAAGGAG CGGGACTGGGTCAACAAGTACCACAGGACCTGTCTAGAGGTGGTGGGAGCGGAGCTGCAGCGTCAAGGCAGAAAAGAAGCGCTTGAGTGGCTCGTCCGGGAGACCCAACCCATCGTGTGA